In a single window of the Cupriavidus sp. P-10 genome:
- a CDS encoding FAD-binding and (Fe-S)-binding domain-containing protein yields the protein MNTLTSPTLVKPIHLVPSQHRAVSPLSALLRKELRGDVLFDRAGRGRYATDASIYQIMPIGVVVPRDQADLLRALDIARDQRVPVLARGAGTSQCGQTVGEALVIDNSKWLNNVVAFDAAARTVTVEPGIVLDHLNAWLKPHGLWFPVDVSTGAQCTIGGMTGNNSCGSRSIAYGNMVHNVLAIDAVLADGSECHFGSLANPVAAGRAEGILRGLERIATRERGEIAERMPKVLRRVAGYNIDLFDCQNPMAYTDDGHANLAHILVGSEGTLACSRQVTLKLSPLPAHKVLGVVNFPTFYQAMDMTQHIVRLRPVAVELVDRTMIDLSMENPAFRPVVERALTGDPQAILLVEFAGEDRQALLARLEQLVELMGDLGLPGSVVQMPEEKAQKALWDVRKAGLNIMMSMKGDGKPVSFIEDCAVPLEHLAEYTRRLTEVFHKHETEGTWYAHASVGTLHVRPILDMRRDGAVRMREIAGEAAELVREYKGAYSGEHGDGLCRGEWVAWQYGPRINAAFGEIKALFDPDNRFNPDKIVRPPRMDARENFRFAPGYAALPLTPALDWSAWNVRRDPMTGEETAPGTGADTATHGLASAVEMCNNNGHCRKFDAGTMCPSYRVTKDEQHATRGRANTLRLAVSGQLGSEGLASPEVKEVLDLCVSCKGCKRDCPTGVDMARLKIEARHAWTRRHGTSLRERMVAYMPRYAPVASRVSGLLALADSIPLVSGWVKRALGFAPERSLPRFRKPFLTTGTTGTTGTTGMDAGEPAGTREVLLFVDTFSNYMEPENARAARAVLEAAGYTVHFNTRAGERPLCCGRTFLAAGLVDQAKEEARRMLDAFRPYVARGVPVVGLEPSCLLSLRDEFLGYGYGDEARQLASLSFLFEEFLVREQREGRLALPLQPLQAAEAVVHGHCHQKAFDAFTPVQTVLGWIPGLKVAPVESSCCGMAGSFGYEAEHFEASKAMAELSLLPAVRKRAADAIVVADGTSCRHQILDGADAQALHVARVLEMALAGSRHG from the coding sequence ATGAATACCCTTACTTCCCCCACGCTGGTCAAGCCGATCCACCTGGTGCCGTCGCAGCATCGCGCCGTTTCGCCGCTGTCCGCGCTGCTGCGCAAGGAACTGCGCGGCGACGTGCTGTTCGACCGGGCCGGCCGTGGGCGCTATGCGACCGATGCGTCGATCTACCAGATCATGCCGATCGGCGTGGTCGTGCCGCGCGACCAGGCCGACCTGCTGCGCGCGCTCGACATCGCCCGCGACCAGCGGGTGCCGGTGCTGGCGCGCGGCGCCGGTACCAGCCAGTGCGGGCAGACCGTGGGCGAGGCGCTGGTGATCGACAACAGCAAGTGGCTCAACAACGTGGTGGCCTTCGACGCGGCGGCGCGCACGGTGACGGTGGAGCCGGGCATTGTGCTCGACCATCTCAATGCCTGGCTCAAGCCCCACGGGCTCTGGTTCCCGGTGGACGTGTCGACCGGCGCGCAATGCACCATCGGCGGCATGACCGGCAACAACTCGTGCGGTTCGCGCTCGATTGCCTACGGCAACATGGTGCATAACGTGCTGGCCATCGACGCCGTGCTGGCCGACGGCAGCGAATGCCATTTCGGCTCGCTGGCCAACCCGGTGGCGGCGGGGCGCGCCGAAGGCATCCTGCGCGGGCTGGAGCGCATCGCCACGCGCGAGCGCGGCGAGATCGCCGAACGCATGCCGAAGGTGCTGCGCCGCGTGGCCGGCTACAACATCGACCTGTTCGATTGCCAGAACCCGATGGCCTATACCGACGATGGCCACGCCAACCTGGCGCACATCCTGGTGGGGTCCGAGGGAACGCTGGCCTGCAGCAGGCAGGTCACGCTGAAGCTTTCGCCGCTGCCCGCGCACAAGGTGCTGGGCGTGGTGAACTTTCCCACCTTCTACCAGGCCATGGACATGACGCAGCATATCGTCAGGCTGCGCCCGGTCGCGGTGGAACTGGTCGACCGGACCATGATCGACCTGTCGATGGAGAACCCGGCTTTTCGCCCGGTCGTCGAGCGCGCGCTGACCGGCGACCCGCAGGCCATCCTGCTGGTCGAGTTCGCCGGGGAAGACCGCCAGGCGCTGCTGGCGCGACTGGAACAGCTGGTCGAGCTGATGGGCGACCTGGGGCTGCCGGGTTCCGTGGTGCAGATGCCTGAAGAGAAGGCGCAGAAGGCGCTGTGGGACGTGCGCAAGGCCGGGCTCAACATCATGATGAGCATGAAGGGCGATGGCAAGCCGGTGTCCTTCATCGAAGATTGCGCCGTACCGCTGGAGCACCTGGCCGAGTACACGCGCCGGCTGACCGAGGTCTTCCACAAGCACGAGACCGAGGGCACGTGGTACGCGCACGCCAGTGTCGGCACGCTGCACGTGCGCCCGATCCTGGACATGCGCCGCGACGGCGCGGTGCGCATGCGCGAGATCGCCGGGGAAGCGGCCGAGCTGGTGCGCGAGTACAAGGGCGCCTATTCCGGCGAGCATGGCGACGGGCTGTGCCGGGGTGAATGGGTGGCATGGCAGTATGGACCGCGCATCAATGCCGCGTTCGGCGAGATCAAGGCGCTGTTCGACCCCGACAACCGCTTCAATCCCGACAAGATCGTGCGACCGCCCAGGATGGACGCGCGCGAGAACTTCCGCTTCGCGCCCGGCTACGCGGCGCTGCCGCTGACGCCCGCGCTCGACTGGTCGGCCTGGAACGTGCGCCGCGACCCGATGACCGGCGAGGAGACCGCGCCCGGCACCGGCGCCGACACGGCCACGCACGGGCTGGCCTCGGCGGTGGAGATGTGCAACAACAACGGCCACTGCCGCAAGTTCGACGCCGGCACCATGTGCCCGAGCTATCGCGTGACCAAGGATGAGCAGCACGCCACGCGCGGCCGCGCCAATACGCTGCGGCTGGCCGTCTCCGGCCAGCTCGGCAGCGAAGGGCTGGCGAGTCCCGAGGTGAAGGAAGTGCTGGACCTGTGCGTGTCGTGCAAGGGCTGCAAGCGTGACTGCCCGACCGGCGTCGACATGGCCCGGCTGAAGATCGAGGCGCGCCATGCGTGGACCCGGCGGCACGGCACCAGCCTGCGCGAGCGCATGGTGGCGTACATGCCGCGCTATGCGCCGGTGGCAAGCCGGGTGTCGGGACTGCTGGCGCTGGCGGACAGCATCCCGCTGGTCTCGGGCTGGGTGAAGCGCGCGCTGGGGTTTGCGCCGGAACGGTCGCTGCCCCGCTTCCGCAAGCCATTCCTGACAACGGGCACAACGGGCACAACGGGCACAACGGGCATGGACGCCGGCGAGCCGGCTGGCACCCGCGAGGTGCTGCTGTTCGTCGACACCTTCAGCAACTACATGGAGCCCGAAAACGCGCGCGCCGCGCGGGCAGTGCTCGAAGCGGCCGGCTATACCGTGCATTTCAACACCCGCGCGGGCGAGCGTCCGCTGTGCTGCGGCCGGACCTTCCTCGCCGCGGGGCTGGTCGACCAGGCGAAGGAAGAGGCCCGGCGCATGCTGGACGCATTCCGTCCCTATGTGGCGCGCGGTGTCCCGGTGGTGGGGCTGGAGCCGTCCTGCCTGCTGTCGCTGCGCGACGAATTCCTCGGCTACGGCTATGGCGACGAGGCCAGGCAGCTTGCGAGCCTGTCGTTCCTGTTCGAGGAGTTCCTGGTCCGCGAGCAGCGCGAAGGCCGGCTGGCATTGCCGTTGCAGCCCCTGCAGGCAGCGGAAGCGGTGGTGCACGGACATTGCCACCAGAAGGCGTTCGATGCCTTCACGCCGGTGCAGACCGTGCTGGGCTGGATCCCCGGGCTGAAGGTCGCGCCGGTGGAGTCGTCGTGCTGCGGCATGGCCGGCAGCTTTGGCTACGAAGCCGAGCACTTCGAGGCATCGAAAGCCATGGCCGAGCTGTCGCTGCTGCCCGCGGTGCGCAAGCGCGCCGCCGATGCCATCGTGGTCGCCGACGGCACCAGTTGCCGGCACCAGATCCTGGACGGCGCCGATGCGCAGGCCCTCCACGTGGCACGCGTGCTGGAAATGGCGCTGGCAGGAAGCCGCCATGGCTGA
- a CDS encoding ABC transporter permease — MSGWRMGMREEWRLIVRARLTVAALVLLCLLTCLAVGAGLHEVSRQQHTIARAAALHEQRAADVYERHVGDVGMVAYYSFYFTADPPSDAAFLALGLRDVAPFIQRVRMLGLQSQAYDGEHFNPELALPGRFDFAFVLVYLAPLFVIALLHDLVSGERQAGRLRLLLSMPGSLRQLWLRRVALRYGLVLACVALPMLAGAAVAGMPWPAIAAAVAVVASYLAFWFGAALLVVTRGWRSRTNATVLMGTWVGLTVVLPVVANIGLARAIPVNQGIDLMLAQRQAVHAGWEVPREVTMRQFVRSHPQWAGIAPPRTGFNWAWYYALHQVGDESVAGQVQAYRAGLDARQQWTGRLGWLLPGVAAQAFLHRLAHTDLEAQLAFQDRIGAFHQSVRTFHYPYLFGRLAFGAEDFAGRPAFAATTPRPHVASAYLLAAIGLPWLLGALGLWAMCTVRLRP; from the coding sequence ATGAGCGGATGGCGAATGGGCATGCGCGAGGAATGGCGCCTGATCGTGCGCGCGCGGCTGACCGTGGCCGCACTGGTGCTGCTGTGCCTGCTGACCTGTCTGGCGGTCGGGGCGGGGCTGCACGAAGTGTCGCGGCAGCAGCACACCATCGCGCGCGCGGCGGCACTGCACGAACAGCGCGCCGCGGACGTGTACGAACGCCATGTGGGTGACGTCGGCATGGTGGCCTACTACAGCTTCTACTTCACTGCGGATCCGCCTTCCGACGCGGCGTTCCTGGCGCTGGGGCTGCGCGACGTGGCGCCGTTCATCCAGCGCGTGCGCATGCTCGGCCTGCAGTCGCAGGCCTATGACGGCGAGCATTTCAATCCCGAGCTGGCGCTGCCGGGGCGCTTCGACTTTGCCTTCGTGCTGGTCTACCTGGCGCCGCTGTTCGTCATTGCCTTGCTGCATGACCTGGTCTCGGGCGAGCGCCAGGCCGGGCGGCTGCGGCTGCTATTGTCGATGCCGGGGTCGCTGCGGCAACTGTGGCTGCGGCGCGTGGCGCTGCGCTATGGCCTGGTGCTGGCTTGCGTCGCGCTGCCGATGCTGGCGGGCGCAGCCGTTGCCGGCATGCCATGGCCCGCGATCGCGGCCGCCGTGGCGGTGGTGGCCAGCTACCTCGCTTTCTGGTTCGGCGCCGCGCTGCTGGTGGTCACGCGCGGCTGGCGCTCGCGCACCAACGCCACGGTGCTGATGGGAACCTGGGTGGGGCTGACCGTGGTGTTGCCGGTGGTCGCCAATATCGGGCTGGCCCGCGCCATCCCCGTCAACCAGGGTATCGACCTGATGCTGGCGCAGCGGCAGGCCGTCCACGCGGGCTGGGAAGTGCCGCGCGAAGTCACCATGCGCCAGTTCGTGCGCAGCCACCCGCAATGGGCCGGCATCGCGCCGCCGCGCACGGGATTCAACTGGGCCTGGTACTACGCGCTGCACCAGGTCGGCGACGAGAGCGTGGCGGGCCAGGTGCAGGCCTACCGTGCCGGGCTCGATGCGCGGCAACAGTGGACCGGCCGGCTCGGCTGGCTGCTGCCCGGCGTGGCCGCGCAGGCCTTCCTGCACCGGCTGGCGCACACTGACCTGGAAGCCCAGCTGGCCTTCCAGGACCGTATTGGCGCATTCCACCAGTCGGTCAGGACCTTCCACTATCCCTACCTGTTCGGCCGGCTTGCCTTCGGTGCGGAGGACTTCGCCGGCAGGCCGGCCTTTGCCGCGACCACACCGCGGCCACATGTCGCCAGCGCTTACCTGCTGGCGGCAATCGGGCTGCCATGGCTGCTGGGCGCGCTGGGCCTGTGGGCGATGTGTACGGTGCGGCTGCGGCCTTGA
- a CDS encoding Bug family tripartite tricarboxylate transporter substrate binding protein translates to MSISNHAARSARLVTLAITSLVIGHTAFAADAWPTRPIKVIVPYTPGGSTDTVARVVFERVSQSLGQPIIIENKPGANSTLGVGVAARSAPDGYTFVSVLAAYSANMSLYSKLSYKPSDLVPVAQMAELPLFLFASKKVPAKTVAELVDYGKKHPDTLTFGSSGVGSSAHLTGERLAMESKVRMTHVPYNGSAPILPALVSGEVSVAFDPLLVPMPHVKSGKINVLAVASAKRWPGEPNIPTMEESGFPGFVMSSWTGLLAPAGTPAPVVERMAKEIAAATRSPDVAKKLTELGFVPVGSSSEEFRKVIERDITRYGQIVKAGKITLD, encoded by the coding sequence TTGAGTATTTCGAATCACGCTGCGCGCAGCGCACGACTGGTAACGCTCGCCATCACGAGCCTGGTGATCGGTCATACCGCCTTCGCGGCCGACGCCTGGCCCACCAGGCCGATCAAGGTCATCGTTCCCTATACCCCCGGCGGGTCCACCGACACGGTAGCCCGGGTCGTGTTCGAAAGGGTCTCGCAAAGCCTCGGCCAGCCCATCATCATCGAGAACAAGCCTGGCGCGAACAGTACGCTTGGCGTTGGCGTTGCCGCACGCTCGGCGCCGGACGGCTATACCTTTGTCTCGGTGCTCGCGGCCTACAGCGCCAACATGTCGCTGTATTCCAAGCTGAGCTACAAGCCTTCGGACCTCGTGCCGGTGGCGCAGATGGCGGAACTGCCGCTGTTCCTGTTCGCCAGCAAGAAGGTACCGGCAAAGACCGTTGCCGAACTGGTCGACTATGGCAAGAAGCATCCCGATACGCTGACCTTCGGCTCTAGCGGCGTGGGCAGCTCGGCGCATTTGACGGGCGAACGGCTGGCCATGGAGTCCAAGGTCAGGATGACCCATGTGCCGTACAACGGCAGCGCACCGATCCTGCCGGCACTTGTCTCCGGCGAGGTGTCTGTGGCATTCGATCCCCTGCTGGTGCCGATGCCGCACGTGAAGTCGGGCAAGATCAATGTGCTGGCCGTGGCCTCGGCCAAGCGCTGGCCGGGCGAGCCGAATATCCCGACCATGGAAGAATCGGGCTTCCCGGGCTTCGTGATGAGTTCCTGGACCGGCCTGCTGGCGCCTGCCGGCACGCCCGCGCCCGTGGTTGAGCGCATGGCCAAGGAGATCGCCGCGGCGACGCGCAGCCCGGACGTGGCAAAGAAGCTGACCGAACTGGGATTCGTGCCGGTAGGCAGCTCCTCCGAAGAGTTCCGCAAGGTGATCGAGCGCGACATCACTCGATACGGTCAGATCGTCAAGGCGGGAAAGATCACCCTCGACTGA
- a CDS encoding DSD1 family PLP-dependent enzyme, which translates to MAEARRGSLPLRPPAAARIGDRVEDVGSPALLVDLEAFDHNLAQMQALADAGGVALRPHAKAHKSVAVARRQIAAGANGVCCQKLSEAYPFAAAGIASIHISNEIVGADKLAMAVELARHTALSLCVDDVRQVSAIGAAAEAGGVRISVLPEVDVGHGRCGVNTHDALSRLADAIGEAPSLRFGGLQAYHGGAQHIPVWVQRRQAAQRAAQAAAGYVRHLEARGIACPVVTGGGTGTAEFDCQSGVYTEVQPGTYLFLDGHYGANEWHGAFDPRHSLFLSATVMSTARPGVAVCDAGLKSVAVDSGLPHLWSRDRSGWLRYVAANDEHGVLEVLNADSQELLGDKLLLVPGHCDPTANLHAQFVCFRGERVVDVWEVEARGLSR; encoded by the coding sequence ATGGCTGAGGCGCGGCGCGGCAGCCTGCCGCTGCGGCCCCCGGCAGCGGCCAGGATCGGCGATCGCGTGGAGGACGTGGGCTCGCCGGCGCTGCTGGTCGACCTGGAGGCCTTCGACCACAACCTTGCGCAGATGCAGGCCCTTGCCGATGCGGGTGGCGTGGCCTTGAGGCCGCACGCCAAGGCGCACAAGTCGGTCGCCGTCGCCCGGCGCCAGATCGCTGCCGGGGCGAACGGCGTCTGCTGCCAGAAGCTGAGCGAAGCCTATCCGTTCGCCGCCGCGGGGATCGCAAGCATCCACATCAGCAACGAGATCGTCGGCGCGGACAAGCTTGCCATGGCGGTGGAGCTGGCGCGGCACACGGCGCTGAGCCTGTGCGTGGACGACGTGCGCCAGGTCAGCGCGATTGGCGCCGCGGCCGAGGCGGGCGGCGTGCGCATCAGCGTGCTGCCGGAGGTGGACGTGGGGCACGGGCGCTGCGGCGTCAACACCCACGATGCCTTGAGCCGGCTGGCCGATGCCATCGGCGAAGCGCCGTCGTTGCGCTTTGGCGGCCTGCAGGCTTACCACGGCGGCGCGCAGCACATCCCGGTCTGGGTGCAACGCCGGCAGGCTGCGCAGCGCGCGGCGCAAGCCGCCGCCGGCTATGTCCGCCACCTGGAAGCGCGGGGCATTGCCTGCCCGGTCGTCACCGGCGGTGGCACCGGCACGGCCGAGTTCGACTGCCAGAGCGGTGTCTATACCGAAGTCCAGCCGGGCACCTACCTGTTCCTGGACGGCCACTACGGCGCCAACGAATGGCACGGCGCGTTTGACCCGCGGCACAGCCTGTTCCTGTCGGCCACGGTCATGAGCACGGCAAGGCCGGGCGTGGCGGTCTGCGATGCCGGGCTGAAATCGGTCGCGGTCGATTCCGGCCTGCCGCACCTGTGGTCCCGCGACCGCAGCGGCTGGCTGCGCTACGTGGCGGCCAACGACGAACACGGCGTGCTCGAAGTGCTGAACGCGGACAGCCAGGAACTGCTCGGCGACAAGCTGCTGCTGGTGCCGGGCCATTGCGACCCCACGGCGAACTTGCACGCGCAGTTCGTGTGCTTCCGCGGCGAGCGCGTCGTCGATGTATGGGAGGTGGAAGCGCGCGGCCTGAGCCGATGA
- a CDS encoding ABC transporter permease, translating into MSRSWLIAREEWRLMRRDKVAVASLALVLLLAFAAILSAWEHHRDVSAQQARYQQQADREFASQPDRHPHRMAHYGHYLFRPLGPLAVFDPGIDLYTGRSLYLEAHRQNSANFGEVRQSSLLVRFGQLSPAFVLQVLAPLLLIFAGHGVLARERESGVLRVLLAQGVRGGELVRGKVLAVAGVALAVLLPAAAVLAWMALARPGDAPLSALLAALLVAAYAGWLLLWSLLVTVVSAWCRRSRDALLVLLALWAVLVVMLPRAVPDLVNAVVALPTRLESTIAVERELAAIGDSHDPDDPYYNGFRQQVLAQYGVRRVEDLPVNYKGLLKTEGERLTSALFDRHAKAAFALQFRQGRLTDTLGWLSPAFALRRLSMTVAATDLHGYRDFLQQGERYRYGLVQALNRLEAEQIRYADAVDPARENRIDHHHWQDLPAFAYVPPSLAGTVQRALAPALVLLAWLAAWLWLARVAARRLEGMAR; encoded by the coding sequence ATGAGCAGATCCTGGCTGATCGCGCGCGAGGAATGGCGCCTGATGCGGCGCGACAAAGTGGCGGTGGCCAGCCTGGCACTGGTGCTGTTGCTTGCCTTCGCCGCCATCCTGAGCGCATGGGAGCACCATCGCGATGTCAGCGCGCAGCAGGCGCGCTACCAGCAGCAGGCCGACCGGGAATTCGCCAGCCAGCCCGACCGGCACCCGCACCGGATGGCGCACTACGGCCACTACCTGTTCCGGCCGCTGGGCCCGCTGGCGGTGTTCGATCCGGGCATCGATCTCTATACCGGCCGCTCGCTCTACCTCGAAGCGCACCGGCAAAACAGCGCCAACTTCGGCGAGGTGCGGCAGTCGTCGCTGCTGGTGCGCTTCGGGCAGTTGTCGCCGGCCTTCGTGCTGCAGGTGCTGGCGCCACTGCTGCTGATCTTTGCCGGCCACGGCGTGCTGGCGCGCGAGCGCGAGAGCGGCGTGCTGCGCGTGTTGCTGGCGCAGGGCGTGCGGGGCGGCGAACTGGTGCGGGGCAAGGTGCTGGCCGTCGCCGGCGTGGCGCTGGCCGTGCTGCTGCCTGCAGCGGCGGTGCTGGCCTGGATGGCGCTGGCGCGGCCGGGCGATGCGCCGCTGTCCGCGCTGCTGGCGGCGCTGCTGGTGGCGGCATATGCCGGCTGGCTGCTGCTGTGGTCGCTGCTCGTCACCGTGGTGTCGGCGTGGTGCCGGCGCAGCCGCGATGCGCTGCTGGTGCTGCTGGCGCTGTGGGCCGTGCTGGTGGTCATGCTGCCGCGCGCGGTGCCGGACCTGGTCAACGCCGTGGTGGCGCTGCCGACGCGGCTGGAAAGCACCATCGCGGTGGAGCGCGAGCTTGCGGCGATCGGCGACAGCCATGACCCCGACGATCCCTACTACAACGGCTTCCGGCAGCAGGTCCTGGCGCAGTACGGCGTGCGCCGCGTCGAGGACCTGCCGGTGAACTACAAGGGCCTGCTCAAGACCGAAGGCGAACGCCTTACCAGCGCCTTGTTCGACCGGCACGCCAAGGCGGCCTTCGCGCTGCAGTTCCGGCAAGGCCGGCTCACCGATACGCTCGGATGGCTCAGTCCTGCCTTTGCGCTGCGCCGGCTGTCGATGACCGTTGCCGCTACCGACCTGCATGGCTATCGCGACTTCCTGCAGCAGGGCGAACGCTATCGCTACGGCCTGGTGCAGGCTCTGAACCGGCTGGAAGCCGAGCAGATCCGCTATGCCGATGCGGTCGATCCGGCCAGGGAGAACCGCATCGACCATCACCATTGGCAGGACCTGCCGGCGTTTGCCTACGTGCCGCCGTCCCTTGCCGGCACCGTGCAGCGCGCGCTGGCGCCGGCACTGGTGCTGCTGGCATGGCTGGCGGCGTGGCTGTGGCTGGCGCGCGTGGCGGCGCGCCGGCTGGAGGGCATGGCGCGATGA
- a CDS encoding GntR family transcriptional regulator has translation MQNPLDDENRQSEGLMPKVERKRLHDIVVEHLRRFIVEGVLSPGMKLNERELCETLGISRTPLREALKVLAAEGLIDIWPNRGASVSRMSETEVWEMFELMSGLEAFAGELACERITPAELSEIKALHYSMLACRVQKDLPGYYARNQEIHNLIVASARNSALSQTYLALNRRIQALRFRSNYLSDKWDRAVDEHEGMMSALEARDGQKLAGILRHHLLDKRDAVMQIHPDPVKDKPAQNA, from the coding sequence ATGCAAAATCCTCTGGACGACGAGAACAGACAATCCGAAGGGCTCATGCCCAAGGTCGAGCGCAAGCGCCTGCACGACATCGTGGTCGAGCACCTGCGCCGGTTCATCGTTGAAGGCGTGCTGTCGCCGGGCATGAAGCTGAACGAGCGCGAACTGTGCGAGACACTTGGCATCTCCCGCACGCCGCTGCGCGAGGCGCTCAAGGTGCTGGCCGCGGAAGGCCTGATCGACATCTGGCCGAACCGTGGCGCGAGCGTGTCGCGCATGAGCGAGACCGAAGTGTGGGAAATGTTCGAACTGATGAGCGGCCTGGAGGCCTTCGCGGGCGAGCTGGCATGCGAGCGCATCACGCCGGCTGAGCTCTCCGAGATCAAGGCGCTGCACTACTCCATGCTCGCCTGCCGCGTACAGAAGGACTTGCCCGGCTACTACGCCCGCAACCAGGAGATCCACAACCTGATCGTGGCCTCTGCGCGCAACTCGGCGCTAAGCCAGACCTACCTGGCGCTGAACCGGCGCATCCAGGCGCTGCGTTTCCGCTCCAACTACCTGTCGGACAAGTGGGACCGTGCGGTCGACGAGCACGAAGGCATGATGAGCGCCCTCGAGGCGCGCGATGGCCAGAAGCTGGCCGGCATCCTGCGGCACCACTTGCTGGACAAGCGGGATGCGGTCATGCAGATTCATCCCGATCCGGTGAAGGACAAGCCTGCGCAGAACGCGTGA
- a CDS encoding SMP-30/gluconolactonase/LRE family protein yields MEPRRDRAGVALDASGGIWTAMCEGWSVMRFLADGTLDRVVGMPVPCPSDVCIGGAGSGSLFITSSRQQVSLEVLAKAGLSGRLFELSI; encoded by the coding sequence GTGGAGCCTCGGCGAGACCGTGCAGGCGTTGCGCTGGATGCCAGCGGTGGCATCTGGACCGCGATGTGCGAGGGATGGAGCGTGATGCGCTTCCTGGCGGACGGGACCCTGGACCGGGTCGTGGGCATGCCGGTGCCGTGCCCTTCCGATGTCTGCATCGGAGGGGCCGGTTCTGGCAGCCTGTTCATTACCTCATCGCGCCAGCAGGTTTCGCTGGAGGTGCTGGCGAAGGCAGGCCTTTCGGGCAGGCTTTTCGAGCTATCGATCTGA
- a CDS encoding pyridoxal-phosphate-dependent aminotransferase family protein, whose protein sequence is MIHLDFHPAGRHFLQIPGPSPVPDRILRAMSYPTIDHRGPEFGALGRKVLADIRKIFKTEQPVIIYPASGTGAWEAALTNTLSPGDHVLMFETGHFATLWKKMAEALGLKPEFLGLQGIEGWRRGVQADMIEARLRQDTAHSIKAVCVVHNETSTGVTSNIAAVRKAIDAAGHPALLLVDTISGLASADYRHDEWGADVTVSGSQKGLMLPPGISFNAVSPKAIAASQKARLPRAFWGWTEIIEANQNGYWPYTPNTNLLYGLSEALDMILGEGLDNVFARHQRLAEATRRAVRAWGLEIQCADPAVYSPVLTGVMMPEGVDADAVRKLIYERFNMSLGQALGKMRGRMFRIGHLGDCNDLTLMATLAGCEMGLKLAGVPVAASGVAAAMEYLAAHADTPVLKVAA, encoded by the coding sequence ATGATCCACCTCGATTTCCATCCGGCTGGCCGCCATTTCCTGCAGATCCCCGGCCCGAGCCCGGTGCCTGATCGCATCCTGCGCGCCATGAGCTACCCGACCATCGACCACCGCGGCCCCGAGTTCGGCGCGCTGGGGCGCAAGGTGCTGGCCGATATCAGGAAGATCTTCAAGACCGAACAACCCGTGATCATTTACCCGGCGTCGGGTACCGGCGCCTGGGAGGCCGCGCTGACCAACACGCTGAGCCCGGGCGACCATGTGCTGATGTTTGAGACGGGTCACTTCGCCACGTTGTGGAAGAAGATGGCCGAAGCGCTGGGCCTCAAGCCGGAGTTCCTGGGCCTGCAGGGCATCGAAGGATGGCGTCGCGGGGTGCAGGCCGACATGATCGAGGCGCGGCTGCGCCAGGACACGGCGCACTCGATCAAGGCGGTATGCGTGGTGCATAACGAGACGTCGACCGGCGTGACCTCGAACATCGCCGCGGTGCGCAAGGCCATCGACGCGGCCGGCCACCCGGCCTTGCTGCTGGTGGACACGATCTCGGGGCTGGCCTCGGCCGACTACCGGCATGACGAGTGGGGCGCCGATGTCACGGTGTCGGGTTCGCAGAAGGGTTTGATGCTGCCGCCCGGCATCAGCTTCAACGCAGTCTCGCCGAAGGCGATCGCGGCCAGCCAGAAGGCCAGGCTGCCGCGCGCGTTCTGGGGCTGGACGGAAATCATCGAAGCCAACCAGAACGGCTACTGGCCGTACACCCCGAACACCAACCTGCTCTACGGCCTGTCCGAGGCGCTCGACATGATCCTGGGCGAGGGGCTGGACAACGTCTTCGCCCGCCACCAGCGCCTGGCGGAAGCCACGCGCCGCGCCGTGCGCGCCTGGGGCCTGGAAATCCAGTGTGCCGATCCGGCCGTGTACAGCCCCGTGCTGACGGGCGTGATGATGCCGGAGGGCGTGGACGCCGACGCCGTGCGCAAGCTCATCTATGAGCGCTTCAACATGTCGCTGGGCCAGGCGCTCGGCAAGATGCGCGGCCGCATGTTCCGCATCGGCCATCTGGGCGACTGCAATGACCTGACGCTGATGGCTACGCTGGCTGGCTGCGAAATGGGGCTGAAGCTGGCCGGCGTCCCCGTCGCCGCGAGCGGTGTCGCGGCGGCCATGGAATACCTGGCCGCGCACGCGGATACGCCGGTGCTGAAGGTGGCCGCCTGA